The Methanomassiliicoccales archaeon nucleotide sequence CGCCGCCTTTTTTATGTGGGGATGACCCGGGCCAAACGCTACCTTTTCCTCCTTTCATCTGACGACTACCGTCTTCCCGGGGAGGAGCCGCGCAAGCGGCCGGCGAAGATCTCCCGGTTCGTGGTGGAGGCCTTGGGCGAAGAGAACCTCAGCCCCCGAGTGGAACCGAGCGCGCCCCTTTTCCGCATAAGCCGCGCGGCCCGGTCGCCCAGCTCAGTCCCTGCCGCCCGCACAGAAGGTGTTCTCCAGCTCTCCTTCC carries:
- a CDS encoding ATP-dependent helicase, with amino-acid sequence MEELRELGWNPMVGEADPGVDAVQIMTFHQAKGREFTAVFLTGLVEDFFPGRIQRPVFSLPRELILEDLPPDVAHVEEQRRLFYVGMTRAKRYLFLLSSDDYRLPGEEPRKRPAKISRFVVEALGEENLSPRVEPSAPLFRISRAARSPSSVPAARTEGVLQLSF